A region from the Hydra vulgaris chromosome 10, alternate assembly HydraT2T_AEP genome encodes:
- the LOC136086438 gene encoding uncharacterized protein LOC136086438: protein MYFKYPLVQIPHCSAIQKSVTVSKLHVNYEKTTTEDECNKFDIGLFVDKVENLSKYEKYNLLMNVWVPPSDYIFPKTNGRKCNPVWQNIPLRGHRDDTKHLVEQYNNAGNFQCLSDLMALWGDKILSDHFKNGPKNATYRSKTVQNELINICAGVVRSLLTDRIKKAKFFFILADEVSDVSQTEYMAVIVQYMNECCKVKEDKIRQGYDGAGNMAGRLCGVAALILKDFPKAPYVHCFSHQLNLCDAKARAIPSIQDMMDHVRIVSDFFNNSPKRLEDLSTKINEQCPTSSFQKTINVSIVASLICIKEDVTWNYKPRGDTSAYVASSIDISHTKWYKEAVSIAATTSTMPSKPRTCGQQTQCDNHEVDDINKERRKKVKEFVRIYQNDLPEPSYFYAELDMWEVYWKNHSDSAPKTISDSLQKCDNHTFPNISTILRIFCTLPVTTCTCERSLSALKIIKTSLPNTMGMVV, encoded by the exons ATGTACTTCAAATACCCACTTGTTCAAATACCTCACTGTTCTGCtattcaaaaaa gTGTAACAGTTTCAAAACTGCAtgtaaattatgaaaagacaacAACAGAAGATGAATGTAACAAATTTGATATTGGTTTATTTGTTGACAAAGTggaaaatttatcaaaatatgagAAGTATAATCTTCTAATGAACGTATGGGTGCCACCTTCTGACTATATATTTCCTAAAACTAATGGTCGTAAATGTAACCCTGtttg GCAGAATATACCTCTTAGAGGACACCGAGATGACACCAAACATCTGGTTGAGCAATATAATAATGCTGGTAATTTCCAATGCTTATCAGATCTGATGGCATTATGGGGTGACAAGATCTTGAGCgaccattttaaaaatggtcCTAAAAATGCTACTTATCGATCAAAGACAGTGCAGAATGAGTTGATTAATATTTGCGCAGGTGTTGTTCGATCGCTATTGACAGACAGAATAAAgaaagcaaagtttttttttattttagctgatGAAGTTTCAGATGTTAGCCAAACAGAATATATGGCTGTAATTGTTCAATATATGAATGAATGCTGTAAAGTTAAGGAAGATAAGATAAGGCAAGGTTACGATGGGGCTGGTAACATGGCAGGGCGTCTTTGTGGGGTAgcagcattaattttaaaagattttcctAAAGCTCCATATGTCCACTGCTTTTCCCATCAACTTAATCTATGTGATGCCAAAGCACGTGCAATTCCTTCCATTCAAGATATGATGGATCATGTTCGAATTGtctctgatttttttaataattctccAAAAAGGTTAGAAGATCTatctacaaaaattaatgagCAATGTCCGACATCATCTTTTCAAAAGACAATAAATGTTT CTATAGTTGCATCTCTTATTTGTATCAAAGAAGATGTGACATGGAACTACAAACCCAGAGGTGATACTTCTGCATATGTGGCA AGCTCTATTGATATTTCACACACAAAATGGTATAAAGAAGCTGTTAGCATAGCTGCAACTACTAGTACAATGCCATCTAAACCAAGAACATGTGGTCAACAAACACAATGTGATAACCATGAAGTAGATGATATAA aCAAGGAGCGGaggaaaaaagttaaagaatttgTTCGTATATACCAAAACGATTTACCAGAACCAAGCTACTTTTATGCTGAGTTGGATATGTGGGAAGTTTACTGGAAAAATCACTCTGATAGTGCTCCTAAAACCATTTCAGATTCACTACAAAAATGTGATAATCATACGTTTCCCAATATTTCCACTATACTTCGAATCTTTTGCACATTACCAGTCACAACATGTACTTGCGAAAGATCATTatcagctttaaaaataattaaaacttccTTGCCCAATACTATGGGGATGGTCGTTTAA